The proteins below are encoded in one region of Triticum aestivum cultivar Chinese Spring chromosome 1B, IWGSC CS RefSeq v2.1, whole genome shotgun sequence:
- the LOC123129829 gene encoding NDR1/HIN1-like protein 1, with protein MGEHHLPPEPTDHHKGGKAVHADDLKPARRRRYGYYGSTGSGALSTICSVLLLLILLAGVIALVLYLVYRPNSPAFTVTNIAVYSLSNVTGPSAGLPAAGARAPNSVAASFQCALVIRNPNGRSSARYDRLTAYVVYRGEAITAPAEMPPLVQDPDSAVVVAPVIGGGGAAPVPVSPEAAAALANDVSYGVVSLRVVLLGRVRFVSGPFRSGWRSMYARCDMLVGVRKAPGNVGAAAVPEAPLFGNPSCNVDI; from the coding sequence ATGGGAGAACACCACCTCCCGCCGGAGCCAACCGACCACCACAAAGGCGGAAAGGCCGTCCACGCCGACGACCTGaagcccgcccgccgccgccgctacggCTACTACGGCAGCACGGGCTCCGGGGCCCTGAGCACCATCTGCTCCGTCCTTCTGCTTCTGATCCTCCTCGCCGGCGTCATCGCGCTCGTGCTCTACCTCGTGTACCGCCCCAACAGCCCGGCCTTCAccgtcaccaacatcgccgtctACTCGCTCTCCAACGTCACCGGCCCCTCCGCGGGCCTGCCGGCCGCGGGTGCCCGGGCGCCGAACTCTGTGGCGGCGTCGTTCCAGTGCGCCCTCGTCATCCGCAACCCCAACGGGCGGTCGTCCGCGCGGTACGACCGGCTGACGGCGTACGTGGTGTACCGCGGGGAGGCCATCACGGCGCCGGCGGAGATGCCGCCGCTGGTGCAGGACCCGGACAGCGCGGTGGTAGTGGCGCCCGTGAtcgggggcggcggggcggcccCCGTGCCCGTGTCGCCGGAGGCCGCGGCGGCCCTGGCCAACGACGTGTCCTACGGCGTGGTGTCGCTGCGGGTGGTGCTGCTCGGCCGCGTGCGGTTCGTGTCCGGGCCGTTTCGGAGCGGGTGGCGCTCCATGTACGCGCGCTGCGACATGCTCGTCGGCGTTCGGAAGGCCCCGGGCAACGTCGGCGCCGCCGCTGTTCCCGAGGCGCCGCTGTTCGGCAACCCCTCCTGCAACGTCGATATATGA